A single Euwallacea similis isolate ESF13 chromosome 1, ESF131.1, whole genome shotgun sequence DNA region contains:
- the LOC136413597 gene encoding UPF0764 protein C16orf89 homolog, whose translation MAISMYYASGLIPDIILDFKVITTARHGLQISLDYIEDHLNEISVDCVLGVNFARGLLYSSFNNGSHVMDRRTQELLKKINRILENSIYLFKTDPENGNDWKFKNLIEHNLWNTAIDYKEDSFKNFWNNPKTLLDDKDEWKGFPPSFHLKDSDNCLQEIINSTAMDQEFNTPCMVTTPCWTMFLQDGKGHGYFLTHKLLILETAKARKCLLDKQLYDLMILDICSTIMTEISQNYHQNFNEYFDLFLEQVLLCGYAGFTDFIQSDWLYRISKSQRLTGCFVDTLTDKLKSRIKRDFRYFNDGCNDHTTGLGAAVFALHYNYLINFVSKLN comes from the exons aTGGCAATTTCGATGTACTACGCCTCTGGCTTAATCCCCGATAT AATACTTGATTTTAAGGTGATAACTACGGCTAGGCATGGGTTACAAATCTCTTTAGATTATATCGAAGATCATCTTAATGAAATAAGCGTGGACTGCGTTCTGGGTGTTAATTTTGCAAGGG GCTTATTGTATTCCTCCTTCAACAATGGGTCCCATGTAATGGACAGACGTACACAGGaactacttaaaaaaattaataggaTATTAGAGAATAGTATATATCTATTTAAGACGGATCCCGAGAATGGGAACGATTGGA AATTCAAGAATTTAATAGAACATAATCTTTGGAATACAGCTATCGATTACAAAGAAGATtcatttaagaatttttggaataaCCCAAAGACACTGCTAGACGATAAAGATGAATGGAAAGGTTTTCCGCCCAGTTTCCATTTAAAAGACTCAGATAACTGCTTAcaggaaataattaattcaacTGCCATGGACCAGGAATTCAATACTCCCTGTATGGTGACTACTCCATGTTGGACCATGTTTTTGCAAGATGGAAAAGGACATGGATATTTTCTCACTCATAA ACTCCTTATACTAGAAACTGCTAAAGCACGAAAGTGTCTGTTGGACAAACAACTATACGACTTAATGATCCTGGATATATGCTCTACAATTATGactgaaatatctcaaaactATCATCAGAATTTCaacgaatattttgatttatttttagaacagG tacTGCTCTGTGGTTACGCCGGATTTACAGACTTCATTCAGTCTGATTGGTTATACCGAATTTCAAAGTCACAGAGACTTACCGGCTGCTTTGTTGACACCTTAACTGATAAACTTAAGTCTAGAATAAAAAGGGACTTCAGGTACTTCAACGATGGATGCAATGATCATACAACAGGGCTCGGAGCGGCAGTCTTCGCATTACATTACAACtacttaattaatttcgtCTCTAAGCTTAATTAG